A genome region from Verrucomicrobiota bacterium includes the following:
- the fdhF gene encoding formate dehydrogenase subunit alpha, producing MLQVTINGHSHQFPEGLTINQALQQIAVEVPTLCHDDRLEPYGSCRLCTVEVKGVNGLVTACNTQLRDGMEILTHSPDVQGVRKTLLGLIAKDYPAEAVAQFPDKQFHRYLREYDVKARGSRTAPSPAVPFMKDATHPYINVDMSQCVTCYRCVRICEEVQGQFVWKAWNRGDQTRIGPVRGVTLQDGGCVSCGACVDTCPSGALEDLTLLKRGVPTDWTKTICSYCGTGCEMNVGTRDGRITTIRPSMEGPSNHGHACVKGRYAFDYVYSKDRITSPMIRRAGQWQKVSWTEVNQFTADRLREAAAKHGPDSIGLLSSARGTNEENYVAQKFARVVLGTNNIDCCARVCHSPTAAAMKMTLGTGAATNSLDDIEIARTILVAGVNPTDGHPVTGARIKQAARHGANLIIVDPREIELCEFATLHLQLHAGTNVVLFNAIGAAIIDEGLVDEEFIRTRLTEYAEYREFIREFLPEKVEHICGVPAAKIREGARLYATAKPSLSVHGLGMTEHIQGTEGIMALVNLALITGNIGKPGTGINPLRGQNNVQGAPHMGSEPKLLAGYVPITEARERFEAAWHVPLPTNPGINMIEMMDAADAGKLKVLWSIGYDIVMTNPNMHFTRRAMEKLDLVIVQDIFINETAKEFGDVFLPAASSFEKDGTFMNGERRIQRVRRAVLPQGEARSDWEIVCDIAKLMGKGEHFAYKSAEEIWNEVRSLWPEAAGISYARMDKLGGLQWPCVDENDPGTGTLHTDHFTHGKTTALRRIEYVAPPKLTTKEYPFLLTTGRNLYQYNAATQTARTPNNSLHATDYLQLSSSDAAHLGLSDGEIVRLRSEQGAADLPVQISDHVKPGEVYTTFHSTRVFLNQITTSHRDRYTKTPEYKVTAVRIEKLEPVAAK from the coding sequence ATGCTTCAAGTAACTATCAACGGCCACTCACACCAGTTCCCCGAGGGCCTCACCATCAACCAGGCCCTCCAGCAGATCGCCGTCGAAGTGCCGACGCTCTGTCACGACGATCGGCTCGAACCTTACGGCTCGTGCCGGCTCTGCACGGTCGAGGTCAAGGGCGTGAACGGGCTCGTGACCGCGTGTAACACGCAACTCCGCGACGGCATGGAAATCCTCACGCACTCGCCCGACGTGCAGGGCGTGCGCAAGACGTTGCTCGGATTGATCGCGAAGGATTATCCGGCCGAGGCCGTCGCGCAATTTCCTGACAAACAATTTCACCGCTACCTCCGAGAATATGACGTGAAGGCCCGCGGCTCGCGCACCGCGCCATCGCCAGCGGTGCCGTTCATGAAGGACGCCACGCACCCCTACATCAACGTGGACATGTCGCAATGCGTGACGTGCTACCGCTGCGTGCGGATTTGCGAGGAAGTCCAAGGGCAATTCGTGTGGAAGGCGTGGAATCGCGGCGACCAGACGCGCATCGGGCCGGTGCGTGGCGTAACATTGCAGGACGGCGGCTGTGTCAGTTGCGGCGCGTGCGTGGATACCTGCCCGTCCGGTGCGTTGGAGGATCTCACCTTGCTCAAACGCGGCGTGCCGACGGACTGGACAAAAACCATCTGCTCCTACTGCGGCACCGGGTGCGAAATGAACGTCGGCACGCGCGACGGGCGGATCACGACGATCCGTCCGTCGATGGAAGGGCCGAGCAACCACGGCCACGCGTGCGTGAAAGGCCGCTACGCCTTTGACTACGTCTATTCCAAGGACCGCATCACCTCGCCGATGATCCGCCGAGCTGGCCAGTGGCAGAAGGTCAGTTGGACCGAGGTCAACCAGTTCACCGCGGACCGCCTGCGCGAAGCCGCCGCGAAGCATGGGCCGGACAGCATCGGGCTGCTCAGCTCGGCGCGCGGTACCAACGAGGAAAATTACGTCGCGCAGAAATTCGCGCGCGTCGTCCTCGGCACCAACAACATCGATTGCTGCGCGCGCGTCTGCCATTCACCCACCGCCGCCGCGATGAAGATGACGCTCGGCACCGGCGCCGCCACCAACTCTCTCGATGATATCGAGATCGCCCGCACGATTCTCGTCGCCGGCGTCAATCCCACCGATGGACATCCCGTCACTGGCGCGCGCATCAAGCAAGCCGCGCGTCACGGCGCAAACCTCATCATCGTCGATCCGCGCGAGATCGAGCTGTGTGAGTTCGCGACCCTGCACCTTCAACTTCACGCCGGGACGAACGTCGTGCTTTTCAATGCCATCGGCGCCGCGATCATCGACGAGGGACTCGTTGATGAGGAGTTCATCCGCACACGCCTCACCGAATACGCCGAGTATCGCGAGTTCATCCGCGAGTTTCTCCCCGAGAAGGTCGAGCACATCTGCGGCGTGCCCGCGGCGAAAATCCGCGAAGGCGCGCGGCTCTACGCGACCGCGAAACCTTCGCTCAGCGTCCATGGTCTCGGCATGACCGAGCACATCCAGGGCACCGAGGGCATCATGGCGCTGGTCAATCTCGCGCTCATCACCGGCAACATCGGCAAGCCCGGCACCGGCATCAACCCGCTGCGCGGCCAGAACAACGTGCAGGGCGCGCCGCACATGGGTTCCGAGCCGAAGCTCCTCGCCGGTTACGTGCCGATCACCGAAGCGCGGGAGAGGTTCGAGGCCGCGTGGCACGTCCCGCTCCCGACCAACCCCGGCATCAACATGATCGAGATGATGGACGCCGCCGACGCCGGGAAGCTGAAGGTGCTTTGGTCCATCGGCTACGACATCGTGATGACGAACCCGAACATGCACTTCACGCGGCGCGCGATGGAGAAGCTCGATCTCGTCATCGTGCAGGACATCTTCATCAACGAAACCGCGAAGGAATTCGGCGACGTCTTCCTGCCCGCCGCGTCGTCGTTCGAGAAGGACGGCACCTTCATGAACGGCGAGCGCCGCATCCAGCGCGTGCGCCGCGCCGTGCTGCCGCAGGGCGAGGCGCGCTCCGATTGGGAGATCGTCTGCGACATCGCCAAGCTCATGGGCAAAGGCGAGCATTTCGCCTATAAGAGCGCCGAGGAAATCTGGAACGAAGTCCGTTCGCTCTGGCCCGAAGCCGCCGGCATCAGCTACGCGCGCATGGACAAGCTCGGCGGCCTCCAGTGGCCGTGCGTTGACGAGAACGACCCCGGCACCGGCACGTTGCACACGGATCATTTCACGCACGGAAAGACGACTGCGCTGCGCCGCATCGAATACGTCGCGCCACCGAAGCTGACCACGAAGGAATATCCGTTCCTCCTCACGACCGGCCGCAATCTCTACCAATACAACGCCGCGACGCAGACTGCCCGCACGCCCAATAACAGCTTGCACGCCACCGATTACCTGCAGCTCTCCTCCTCCGACGCTGCCCATCTCGGTCTGAGCGACGGCGAGATCGTCCGCCTCCGTAGCGAACAGGGCGCGGCCGATTTGCCCGTGCAAATCAGCGACCACGTCAAACCCGGCGAAGTCTATACGACGTTCCACTCCACGCGCGTCTTCCTGAACCAGATTACCACCTCGCACCGCGACCGCTACACGAAGACGCCTGAATACAAGGTCACCGCCGTGCGCATCGAGAAGCTTGAACCCGTCGCCGCGAAATAA